The Apium graveolens cultivar Ventura chromosome 11, ASM990537v1, whole genome shotgun sequence genome has a window encoding:
- the LOC141696409 gene encoding uncharacterized protein LOC141696409 → MGFTNMRLIPNAQIVVFDGGFAPPIVLAVPTGVHTTVVQTHVPTIIHAVPVVPVIPTVPAAHADKHEKFIGTNFKRWKQKMYFYLTMLHLDRFIKEDVPLLTSESNTQTLYAVDTWKHFDYICRKYVLNFLADSFYNMYSSKPTAKALRESLDHKYKTEDVGEKKWIFGRFLDYKMADSKNVVSQMQELQVIIHKIHAEGMVISESFQVAAVIEKLPPAWKMFKNYLKHKRKEMTIEDLILRLRIEEDNR, encoded by the exons ATGGGGTTCACCAACATGCGCCTAATCCCTAACGCACAGATCGTAGTATTTGATGGGG GATTCGCTCCTCCGATTGTACTCGCGGTGCCTACTGGTGTACATACAactgtagtacagacgcacgtaccgACTATCATACATGCGGTGCCTGTTGTACCTGTTATtccaactgtgcctgctgcacacGCTGATAAACACGAGAAATTCAtcggaacgaacttcaaacgttggaAGCAAAAGATGTACTTTTATCTTACCATGTTGCATCTGGATCGCTTCATAAAGGAAGATGTGCCATTGCTCACTAGTGAGAGCAACACACAGACTTTGTATGCCGTGGATACTTGGAAGCACTTCGACTACATATGTCGGAAATATGTGTTGAACTTCTTGGCTGACTCGTTCTATAACATGTATAGCTCGAAGCCAACAGCTAAGGCCTTACGGGaatcacttgaccataagtataaaaccgaggatgTTGGGGAAAAGAAGTGGATTTTTGGCCGCTTTCTTGACTATAAGATGGCAGATTCTAAGAATGTGGTCAGTCAGATGCAAGAACTACAGGTGATCATTCATAaaattcatgctgagggaatggtcattagTGAATCTTTTCAAGTTGCTGCTGTGATTGAAAAGCTGCCACCTGCATGGAAAAtgttcaagaactaccttaagcacaagcgaaaggagatgaCCATCGAGGATCTGATTCtcagacttcgtattgaagaagacaataGATGA